In Scomber japonicus isolate fScoJap1 chromosome 19, fScoJap1.pri, whole genome shotgun sequence, a single genomic region encodes these proteins:
- the LOC128380654 gene encoding uncharacterized protein LOC128380654, with translation MRLVTCVQSEPGVGRHVTERAEWKKDQTATTNMEISPFSFAPERYWTEEKERALIAFFSTRSTRVVYFSRVNSLVVCSTFSEHSCLWNHKSDSYKNRQLRWKTLERLRILLSAHPPPVPFTAEDIKNKFKNLRTTFQRQYKMVKASKVCGSNDVFVPQWKHYQQLMFLQGCWDLDDCADVQPLSPLIVQQDDSRPVLPSPGLIISFLPTPSTSSPSSTSPCVPSNMMVKCYWTDERERALIAFYSEHSCLWNKKSENHNNRQLRMKLLETLKSQLSDQSVSFSVEDIKCKFKNLRTVFNREYKAVQASRASDKLYTSKWKHYQQLLFLCECCDEDDGSDDLLILIPPEDKDPEHGTQTPSSTLSSFSSSSTQTNSVKFSKTSAPSASSQSDTKSNAGTAYQIFLTGSPDNLKLLSQTAAFSTLPSSPSSSPLDTKPCTNSSPLTFSVLGPVVTESRLIGDSRCHWNEAKVQQLISFYSEHSCLWNHKSESYRNRLLRQSLLETLSTLLSNNEPVPFIVEDIKTKFRNLRTIFQREHKAVSANKTCGSEDFYLPKWKHYRELMFLCDSCDEDDQPEELHFPQPRDSNLLHPDDQAPPSSLHYQTCPSTTYQTTTVTSQSLEAPPSPTPPDSQLSSSSSSSPPSTSSSRDDGTLRKRARRRPPPPADATSEVLDFMRTFCQSHMVSPHAGFLKYVEECLNETLPDKVKKLKKKIIDTIHSVSEEA, from the exons ATGCGTCTAGTAACGTGCGTCCAATCAGAGCCCGGGGTTGGGCGTCACGTGACCGAGAGAGCCGAGTGGAAGAAGGACCAAACGGCAACAACAAACATGGAGATATCTCCGTTCAGCTTCGCGCCGGAGAGATACTGGacggaggagaaagagagggcgCTCATAGCGTTCTTCTCCA CTAGAAGTACACGCGTTGTTTATTTCAGTCGAGTTAATTCTCTTGTTGTATGTTCTACTTTCTCAGAGCACAGCTGTCTGTGGAACCACAAGTCAGACAGCTATAAGAACCGACAGCTGCGATGGAAAACCCTGGAACGCCTGAGGATACTTCTGTCGGCTCACCCTCCGCCTGTTCCCTTCACAG CGGAAGACATCAAGAACAAATTCAAGAACCTCCGTACCACCTTCCAGCGCCAGTACAAAATGGTGAAGGCGAGCAAGGTGTGCGGCTCCAACGATGTGTTTGTGCCGCAGTGGAAACACTACCAGCAGCTCATGTTCCTGCAGGGCTGCTGGGACCTGGACGACTGCGCAGACGTCCAGCCGCTGTCCCCTCTGATCGTCCAGCAGGACGACAGCCGGCCCGTCTTACCCTCCCCGGGACTGATCATCTCCTTCCTCCCGACCCCATCCACCTCCTCGCCTTCCTCCACATCCCCCTGCGTCCCCTCCAACATGATGGTGAAATGTTACTGGACTGACGAGAGGGAGCGCGCACTGATCGCTTTTTACTCCG AGCACAGCTGTCTGTGGAACAAGAAGTCTGAAAACCACAACAACCGTCAGCTGAGGATGAAGCTGCTGGAGACTCTGAAGAGCCAGCtgtctgaccaatcagtgtcTTTCTCAG tTGAAGATATAAAGTGCAAGTTCAAGAACCTCCGGACCGTTTTTAACCGTGAATACAAGGCGGTGCAAGCGAGCCGGGCGTCCGACAAACTCTACACGTCCAAATGGAAACACTACCAGCAACTGCTCTTCCTCTGCGAGTGCTGCGACGAAGACGACGGCTCAGACGACCTGCTCATACTGATCCCACCTGAAGACAAAGATCCCGAACACGGGACCCAAACGCCCTCGTCCACCCTGAGCAGCTTCTCTTCCAGCTCCACCCAAACCAACAGTGTGAAGTTCAGCAAAACCTCCGCTCCCTCCGCCTCCAGTCAGAGCGACACCAAAAGCAACGCCGGCACCGCCTACCAAATCTTCCTCACCGGCTCTCCAGATAATCTCAAACTATTGAGTCAGACCGCTGCTTTCTCCACGCTCCCCTCCTCACCATCCAGTTCTCCGCTAGATACCAAACCTTGCACAAACTCGTCCCCTCTGACGTTCTCCGTGCTCGGCCCGGTTGTGACGGAGAGCAGACTGATTGGTGACTCTCGCTGCCACTGGAACGAAGCCAAAGTTCAGCAGCTCATATCCTTTTACTCCG AGCACAGCTGTCTGTGGAACCACAAGTCAGAGAGTTACAGGAACAGACTGCTGAGACAGAGTCTGCTGGAGACACTGAGCACCCTGCTGTCCAACAACGAGCCTGTCCCATTCATAG TGGAAGACATAAAGACAAAGTTCAGAAACCTGCGGACCATCTTCCAGCGTGAACACAAGGCAGTGAGCGCCaacaaaacgtgcggctcagaAGACTTCTACCTCCCCAAGTGGAAACACTACCGCGAGCTCATGTTCCTCTGCGACTCCTGCGACGAGGACGACCAGCCCGAAGAGCTCCACTTCCCCCAACCGCGGGACTCCAACCTCCTCCACCCGGACGACCAAGCCCCACCCTCCTCCCTACACTACCAAACCTGCCCCTCCACCACCTACCAAACCACCACCGTCACATCGCAGAGCCTGGAAGCCCCGCCCTCACCTACCCCACCAGACTCccagctctcctcctcctcctcttcctccccgcCCTCCACGTCTTCCTCTCGTGACGATGGCACGTTGCGAAAGCGAGCGAGACGCCGGCCTCCACCGCCGGCGGACGCCACCAGCGAGGTGCTGGACTTCATGAGGACATTCTGTCAGAGTCACATGGTGTCGCCCCACGCCGGGTTCCTCAAGTACGTGGAGGAGTGTCTGAATGAGACGCTGCCCGATAAAGTGAagaaactgaagaagaagatcATTGACACCATCcacagtgtgtcagaggaggcGTGA